A genomic window from Geotrypetes seraphini chromosome 18, aGeoSer1.1, whole genome shotgun sequence includes:
- the PCDH12 gene encoding protocadherin-12, which translates to MALKLRMLFHSAGLLVLWCLFFSVVCQEVAMFTVKYKVFEEVPKGTIIGRLPEELGWKGRRQHAEEFQLMQYPIALPVQVGFRDGTISTEGRLDREQLCRLQDPCLVSFDVLATTNVLTRTASALIHVQVQVLDINDHEPRFPKEEMELEISESASLGTRIPLDRALDLDSNQNALQSYHLSPNEHFSLAVISNGTKHAELVVVKELDREFCSSFDLVLTAVDQGEPPKSGSTLIRINVLDSNDNSPVFGKSSLMVEFSEDTSPGTLILTLTANDPDQGPNGEIEYSFSKHVPQDVLSTFAIDAKTGSLVLSQPLDYELMHAYEVDVQARDLGPNPIPAHCKIHVKVLDVNDNAPQMHITWTPRYSQVPTISEALPKDSFVALVTTTDTDSGENGQVQCDLIQSHGHFRLRRTNENSYILLTNATLDRERWEEYNLTILAKDQGIPSFRGMRHLAIHISDANDNAPIFERNTYDVSISENNLRFAHLLNVKAHDADLELNGRITYSIHDSHVSGTPAFKLVSIHPSTGEIIAVTTFDHEKMARFEFLVIAEDGGQPKLSSNASITVSVHDENDNYPVIVQPVLKGDRASITVLVNSETGLLLTAIETSTADRSEYFTKVTNTLGYLETPPAITRSNVNPVLSIVATDADSGLNGDLKYDIVWGNDVNLFVLDQHTGQVYVNVSNASSLIGSEWELGVMVKDQGNPPLHTKALLKLIFSNHHDHLKNLAGSEKLSLSVVTVICLAVLLVVFLLILALIMSLCRTDKKDNRAYNCREAESTHRHQPKRPQRQIQKTDIHLVPVLRNKQDEQNNSTQADSCAGTPTKDTYIEMTKEDPLQTQFHMTPTLYRTLRNQSNQATLDENMEFFQDTFNLPSTGSRAFYYQRQRSVSRENLSLQNLQPLPPTSKILKNPGSPQVKSKDDECTDPLLQANLTSSPSTTRTLRRQRNADIKTRVEKDHHHQILRSLVRLSMAALAERDRVELTMESPHIQQISQLLSLLHQGQVHPRPNHRGNKYTTKSGRAAGQDADWLSTKDSGHGESEAGDLDSEAGGDLSANQMLLEEGLESLLDPEADLDDEDRNVPDPAWMARLSLPLAANYKDNIFSPASLDFPDDQPPISAAERNELKTFLTFGKANVSAGNSNPGDEDPKLTGTFLAEMSSLFEMLLMQKAESHADAASEVLLRLSACSKSLGMDIGAAMALESETGGSNEALGRTESHSGARRQD; encoded by the exons ATGGCCCTAAAGTTAAGGATGTTGTTCCATTCTGCTGGTTTGCTAGTGCTGTGGTGCTTGTTCTTCTCCGTGGTATGCCAAGAGGTGGCCATGTTCACGGTGAAATACAAAGTGTTCGAGGAAGTGCCTAAAGGGACAATTATTGGGAGATTACCTGAAGAACTGGGCTGGAAGGGGAGAAGACAGCATGCAGAAGAGTTCCAGCTCATGCAATATCCCATTGCCCTTCCAGTCCAGGTTGGATTCAGAGATGGCACCATTTCTACGGAAGGACGTCTGGATAGAGAGCAACTCTGCCGCCTGCAGGATCCTTGCTTGGTATCATTTGATGTACTGGCTACAACAAATGTACTGACTAGAACAGCTTCGGCTTTAATCCATGTGCAAGTTCAGGTCTTAGACATCAATGATCATGAACCTCGGTTTCCGAAAGAAGAGATGGAACTGGAGATCTCAGAGAGTGCTTCTTTGGGTACACGAATACCACTGGACCGTGCTTTGGACCTGGACAGTAATCAAAACGCCCTGCAATCTTATCATTTATCTCCAAATGAGCACTTTTCTTTGGCTGTGATCTCTAATGGAACCAAGCATGCAGAACTTGTGGTGGTGAAAGAACTGGATAGAGAATTCTGTTCCTCTTTTGATCTGGTGTTAACAGCTGTTGACCAGGGTGAACCACCAAAATCAGGATCCACCTTAATTAGAATCAATGTGTTGGATTCTAACGATAACAGCCCAGTATTTGGAAAAAGCTCTCTGATGGTGGAATTCTCAGAAGATACTTCTCCTGGAACTCTTATTCTAACTCTGACAGCCAATGATCCTGATCAGGGGCCCAATGGAGAGATAGAATACTCCTTCAGTAAACATGTTCCACAGGACGTGCTAAGCACCTTTGCCATTGATGCAAAGACAGGCAGCTTAGTCCTGAGCCAGCCATTGGACTATGAACTAATGCATGCATACGAAGTGGATGTACAAGCAAGGGATCTGGGACCCAACCCTATACCTGCCCACTGCAAGATCCATGTCAAGGTTTTAGATGTAAATGACAATGCTCCACAGATGCACATCACTTGGACGCCTCGGTATTCCCAGGTCCCCACCATATCTGAAGCTCTACCTAAGGATAGCTTTGTTGCCTTAGTAACAACAACTGATACAGATTCAGGGGAAAATGGGCAGGTGCAGTGTGACCTCATCCAGAGTCATGGGCATTTCAGGCTAAGAAGGACAAATGAAAACAGTTATATTTTACTAACCAATGCTACTTTGGACAGGGAGAGGTGGGAAGAATATAACCTGACTATACTGGCTAAGGACCAAGGAATTCCATCATTTAGAGGAATGAGGCACTTGGCTATTCATATTAGTGATGCCAATGATAATGCCCCCATATTTGAAAGAAATACCTACGATGTCTCTATTTCAGAGAATAATCTTAGATTTGCCCACTTACTAAATGTGAAGGCCCACGATGCTGACCTAGAGCTTAATGGCAGGATTACTTACAGCATTCATGATTCTCATGTTTCAGGAACCCCAGCTTTCAAGTTGGTCTCCATTCATCCTAGCACTGGGGAAATCATTGCTGTTACAACTTTTGATCATGAGAAAATGGCGAGGTTTGAATTCCTCGTTATAGCAGAAGATGGAGGTCAACCCAAGCTGTCTTCCAATGCATCCATTACAGTCAGTGTGCATGATGAAAATGATAATTACCCAGTAATTGTACAGCCAGTGCTAAAAGGAGACAGAGCAAGTATCACTGTTCTGGTCAATTCAGAGACAGGCTTGCTGCTGACTGCTATAGAGACCTCCACTGCTGACAGAAGTGAGTATTTTACCAAGGTTACTAATACTTTAGGATATCTAGAGACCCCACCAGCAATCACTAGATCAAATGTTAACCCAGTGCTAAGCATTGTGGCTACTGACGCAGATTCTGGATTGAATGGTGATCTCAAGTATGACATTGTGTGGGGAAATGATGTTAATTTGTTTGTTTTAGATCAACACACAGGGCAGGTGTATGTTAATGTCAGCAATGCCAGTAGCCTCATAGGAAGTGAATGGGAATTGGGAGTCATGGTGAAGGATCAAGGGAATCCACCACTCCACACTAAAGCACTTCTGAAGTTAATTTTCAGCAATCATCATGACCATCTCAAGAACTTGGCAGGGTCCGAGAAACTGAGTCTGTCTGTCGTGACTGTGATCTGTCTAGCAGTATTGCTAGTTGTGTTTCTTCTCATTTTAGCCTTAATAATGTCACTGTGCAGAACTGATAAAAAGGACAATAGAGCTTACAACTGCAGGGAAGCAGAGTCTACCCATAGACATCAACCCAAGAGGCCCCAGAGACAGATACAGAAAACAGACATTCACTTAGTGCCAGTACTCAGAAACAAACAAGATGAACAGAACAATAGCACACAAGCAGATTCTTGTGCTGGGACTCCTACAAAGGACACATACATAGAAATGACCAAAGAGGACCCTCTGCAAACTCAGTTTCACATGACACCAACGCTCTATAGGACACTTAGGAACCAAAGCAACCAAGCAACCCTAGATGAAAACATGGAGTTTTTCCAAGATACTTTCAACTTGCCTTCAACAGGCAGTAGGGCCTTTTATTATCAAAGACAGAGAAGTGTATCAAGGGAGAACCTAAGTCTACAAAACCTACAGCCTTTACCACCTACTTCCAAGATCTTGAAAAACCCAGGGAGCCCACAGGTGAAATCAAAAGACGATGAGTGCACTGATCCTCTCTTACAAGCCAATTTAACCTCCTCTCCTTCAACCACGAGGACTCTGAGAAGGCAAAGAAATGCAGATATAAAGACAAGAGTTGAGAAGGACCATCATCATCAGATTCTGAGAAGCTTAGTCAGGCTATCCATGGCTGCCCTGGCAGAGCGAGATCGTGTGGAGCTAACTATGGAATCACCTCATATTCAG CAAATTTCCCAGCTGCTCTCCTTGCTGCATCAAGGTCAAGTCCACCCCAGGCCAAACCACCGCGGAAACAAATACACGACAAAGAGTGGCAG GGCTGCTGGGCAGGATGCTGACTGGCTTAGTACAAAGGATAGTGGTCATGGAGAGAGTGAGGCTGGGGACCTTGATTCAGAAGCAGGCGGTGACCTGTCTGCCAACCAGATGCTCCTGGAGGAAGGGCTGGAGAGCCTTTTGGACCCTGAAGCAG ACTTGGATGATGAGGACAGAAATGTGCCCGACCCTGCATGGATGGCCAGGTTGTCTCTACCACTCGCTGCTAATTACAAAGACAACATTTTTTCACCTGCTTCCTTGGACTTCCCTGATGACCAGCCCCCCATAAGCGCTGCCGAGAGAAATGAGCTGAAAACCTTCCTGACATTTGGGAAAGCCAACGTAAGTGCAGGTAACAGCAACCCCGGAGATGAGGACCCCAAGCTGACTGGCACATTTCTGGCCGAGATGAGCAGCTTGTTTGAGATGCTGCTGATGCAGAAAGCTGAATCTCATGCCGACGCTGCCTCCGAGGTGCTACTGAGGCTGTCTGCTTGTAGTAAGTCCTTAGGGATGGACATTGGGGCTGCTATGGCTCTAGAAAGTGAGACTGGAGGTTCCAATGAAGCCCTCGGCAGGACTGAGAGCCACAGTGGAGCTCGGCGCCAAGACTGA